From Alcaligenes faecalis, the proteins below share one genomic window:
- a CDS encoding RrF2 family transcriptional regulator, whose amino-acid sequence MRLTNLTDYALRQLMYLGQNEDRLCTIAEIAQYHQISQAHLMKVTHLLSKGGWIQTQRGKNGGMRLARAPEDINLGELVRYTETDLAVVECLGSGTHCILSGRCNLSNILKQALAQFLSYLDNYTLRDIIVPGSSPEQTIAWPTKSMHSA is encoded by the coding sequence ATGCGCCTGACCAACCTTACCGACTATGCCCTGCGTCAATTGATGTATCTGGGCCAGAACGAAGACAGGCTCTGTACCATCGCGGAAATTGCCCAGTACCACCAGATTTCCCAAGCCCACCTGATGAAAGTCACCCACCTGCTGTCCAAGGGTGGGTGGATTCAGACGCAGCGCGGGAAAAATGGCGGCATGCGTTTGGCGCGTGCGCCCGAAGACATCAACCTGGGCGAGCTGGTGCGCTATACCGAAACGGATCTGGCAGTGGTGGAATGTTTGGGCAGTGGCACCCACTGCATCCTGAGCGGTCGATGCAACCTGAGCAATATCCTTAAACAGGCGCTGGCCCAGTTCCTGAGTTATCTGGATAACTACACCTTGCGCGACATTATTGTTCCCGGCAGCAGCCCAGAACAGACGATTGCCTGGCCCACCAAGTCGATGCACTCGGCCTGA
- a CDS encoding group III truncated hemoglobin: protein MALNALCTRQEIHDLVWDFYDRIRMDEVLGPIFSERIKDWDTHLGVMEEFWSSLLLKTDGFNGNPMAKHLSLQHIQASHFEQWLRLFKETCQERENQAMAELALEYAQRIARSFWFGYQFQHNPTKVASELQLP, encoded by the coding sequence ATGGCTCTCAATGCTTTGTGTACCCGCCAGGAAATTCATGACCTGGTCTGGGACTTTTATGATCGCATCCGCATGGACGAGGTCCTTGGCCCGATTTTCTCCGAGCGCATCAAGGATTGGGATACGCACCTGGGTGTCATGGAAGAGTTCTGGTCGTCCCTGCTGCTCAAGACCGATGGCTTCAATGGCAACCCCATGGCCAAGCATTTGTCGCTCCAGCATATTCAGGCCAGCCACTTTGAACAATGGCTGCGTCTGTTCAAGGAAACCTGTCAGGAACGTGAAAACCAGGCCATGGCGGAACTGGCGCTGGAATACGCCCAGCGTATCGCCCGCAGCTTCTGGTTTGGCTATCAGTTCCAGCACAACCCCACCAAAGTGGCCAGCGAGCTGCAACTGCCCTGA
- a CDS encoding glycosyltransferase family 2 protein gives MIKKRQAQTLSCVIPGLNEAENLPALMPVLVAKLCELVPDFEIIFVDDGSTDATPLVIEQLRQTYPQLVYLQLSRNFGKEAALTAGLEASRGQVVVCMDADLQHPPSLIEAMLERWSTGLEMVYAVRETRDDETWLKRAGTSVFYKLMRTSNGLRVPRDAGDFRLMDRCVVDALMALPERSRFMKGLFAWVGFPSEPIYYSPAERLHGVSRFRPTKLLRFAVDGLTAFTTWPLRLLSLLGAVLAMLSFSYGLFIIFKHLIYGDAVRGWATLITVVLFFAGVNMLSLGVVGEYVASIFAEVKHRPLYLVHRRRGQGLASGQTPAPSQGQDSTQSQAQQQD, from the coding sequence ATGATTAAAAAAAGACAGGCCCAGACGCTCTCTTGTGTCATCCCTGGTTTGAATGAAGCAGAGAACCTGCCCGCATTAATGCCGGTCTTGGTGGCGAAGTTGTGCGAATTGGTCCCGGATTTTGAAATCATTTTCGTTGACGATGGCAGCACTGATGCCACGCCTTTGGTTATTGAGCAATTGCGTCAAACCTATCCTCAATTGGTGTATCTGCAGTTATCGCGCAACTTCGGCAAAGAAGCGGCGTTGACGGCAGGCTTGGAAGCCAGTCGTGGGCAGGTGGTCGTGTGCATGGATGCGGATTTGCAGCATCCTCCCTCCTTGATCGAAGCCATGCTGGAGCGCTGGTCTACCGGCCTGGAAATGGTCTATGCCGTGCGGGAAACCCGCGACGACGAGACTTGGCTCAAACGTGCGGGCACCAGCGTGTTCTACAAGCTGATGCGTACGTCCAATGGGCTGCGCGTACCACGTGACGCGGGTGATTTTCGCTTGATGGATCGTTGTGTGGTGGATGCCCTGATGGCTTTGCCCGAACGCAGCCGCTTCATGAAAGGCTTGTTTGCCTGGGTGGGCTTTCCGTCCGAACCCATTTACTACTCGCCTGCCGAGCGTTTGCATGGTGTCAGCCGGTTCCGTCCCACCAAACTGCTGCGCTTTGCGGTGGATGGTTTGACGGCATTTACCACCTGGCCACTGCGTTTGCTGAGCCTGTTAGGTGCGGTGCTGGCCATGCTGTCCTTCAGCTACGGCCTGTTCATTATCTTCAAGCATTTGATCTACGGAGATGCTGTACGGGGTTGGGCCACCTTGATTACGGTGGTGCTGTTCTTTGCGGGTGTGAACATGCTCTCGTTGGGGGTGGTGGGCGAGTATGTCGCCAGCATCTTTGCCGAGGTCAAGCACCGGCCCTTGTATCTGGTGCATCGCCGCCGGGGGCAGGGTTTGGCTTCGGGGCAGACACCTGCACCAAGCCAGGGCCAAGACAGCACCCAGAGCCAGGCGCAGCAACAGGACTGA
- a CDS encoding ArnT family glycosyltransferase, translating into MSIENSFSPAGVTVPLGHTRGPAYWLSLGVQRLGTLSSLSVGLLALLWFALTLGVYPLLIPDEGRYVGVALSMLESGDYLVPRLDGLPFFHKPPLHYWLTALSLKVLGVNFVAARLVPALMAALLIAGMHAFLKRHASLQHAGWTVLILLSSPLLFGASHYANLDMTVAALISSCVLLGGHAALQVEQGRSYRWAVMGLYATAGLAFLAKGLIGILIPGGILVFWLLGRGQWRILLRLFSLTGLGVLLLVATPWMWAMQARYPGFFDYYIVYQHFQRFLETGFNNPQPFWFYFALMPVATLGWTPLLLKRLRGSASTADGLGAIRGLMLSALLTVLIFFSIPASKLVGYVLPAIGPWAFFLADVVIRRSQRDGEVKVERLAVWSLAVCVAICAIAVVTMMLRPQVNSQALGRVLASEYQKGDRVVFLNNYRYDLGFYVPGLQNISVVGRWDDPEIMRTDSWRKELLEAARFEPQRGTMTLIDRETLRQQLCRDSKAVVWLIGSPDAVRQSQVLNHAQRLYEDQRIALWRFDHDEYELMCGETPKVAPPETSAQPGR; encoded by the coding sequence ATGAGTATCGAAAATTCTTTTTCCCCCGCTGGCGTAACCGTGCCACTCGGGCACACGCGGGGTCCGGCCTATTGGCTGAGTCTGGGCGTACAGCGCCTGGGCACACTTTCCAGCCTGTCCGTGGGCTTGCTGGCGCTGCTGTGGTTTGCACTGACCCTGGGGGTCTATCCTCTGTTGATTCCGGACGAGGGGCGCTATGTCGGCGTGGCCTTGTCCATGCTGGAGTCGGGTGATTATCTGGTGCCGCGGCTGGACGGCCTGCCGTTTTTTCATAAACCCCCTTTGCATTACTGGCTCACCGCCTTGAGCCTGAAAGTGCTGGGTGTGAATTTTGTAGCAGCTCGCTTGGTGCCTGCCTTGATGGCAGCCTTGCTGATTGCCGGCATGCATGCCTTCCTGAAGCGTCATGCCAGCTTGCAACATGCGGGCTGGACAGTCTTGATTCTGCTCAGCAGCCCCTTGCTGTTTGGGGCCTCCCATTACGCTAACCTGGACATGACGGTGGCGGCCTTGATCAGCAGTTGTGTGCTGCTGGGTGGCCACGCTGCCTTGCAGGTGGAGCAGGGGCGTTCCTATCGTTGGGCCGTGATGGGCCTGTATGCCACCGCCGGTTTGGCCTTTCTGGCAAAAGGCTTGATCGGGATTTTGATTCCCGGCGGCATTCTGGTGTTCTGGTTGCTGGGCCGAGGGCAGTGGCGTATCTTGCTGCGTCTGTTTTCCTTGACCGGCCTGGGTGTCCTGTTGCTGGTTGCCACGCCCTGGATGTGGGCCATGCAGGCGCGCTATCCGGGCTTCTTTGACTATTACATCGTCTACCAGCACTTCCAGCGTTTTCTGGAAACCGGTTTCAACAACCCTCAGCCTTTCTGGTTCTACTTTGCCCTGATGCCCGTTGCCACCTTGGGTTGGACGCCACTCTTGCTCAAGCGCCTTCGTGGTTCTGCCAGTACTGCCGATGGTCTGGGAGCGATACGTGGCTTGATGCTGTCTGCCCTGCTGACCGTGCTGATTTTCTTTTCCATTCCTGCGTCCAAGCTTGTGGGCTATGTCTTGCCTGCGATTGGTCCTTGGGCGTTCTTCCTGGCCGATGTGGTGATTCGTCGCAGCCAGCGGGATGGAGAAGTCAAGGTAGAGCGCTTGGCCGTCTGGAGTCTGGCCGTTTGCGTAGCGATTTGCGCGATTGCCGTGGTGACGATGATGCTGCGCCCACAGGTCAACAGCCAGGCCCTGGGTCGTGTGCTGGCCAGTGAATATCAAAAGGGCGATCGGGTCGTCTTTCTGAATAACTATCGCTATGACCTGGGCTTTTACGTTCCGGGCCTGCAGAACATCAGCGTCGTGGGGCGCTGGGATGATCCGGAGATCATGCGTACCGATAGCTGGCGTAAAGAGCTGCTGGAAGCGGCCCGTTTTGAGCCGCAGCGTGGGACGATGACCTTGATCGACCGGGAAACCTTGCGTCAGCAGCTATGTCGGGACAGCAAGGCGGTGGTCTGGCTGATCGGTTCGCCAGATGCCGTCCGTCAAAGCCAGGTGCTCAATCATGCCCAGCGCCTGTATGAGGATCAGCGTATCGCGCTGTGGCGCTTTGATCATGATGAGTACGAGCTTATGTGCGGCGAAACGCCCAAAGTCGCCCCGCCAGAAACGTCAGCACAGCCAGGCCGATAA
- a CDS encoding GtrA family protein, producing MSRQIILFILVGTLAAFTHWGIVIALVQTLSLSPLLANLFGWLIAFLVSFGGHYWLTFRSHNARFLPALTRFFLVSAAGFAVNEASYAFLLNHSGLRYDLLLGLILIGLAVLTFLAGRLWAFRRT from the coding sequence ATGTCTCGTCAAATCATTCTGTTCATTCTGGTCGGCACCCTGGCCGCCTTCACACACTGGGGCATTGTAATCGCCCTGGTGCAAACGCTGAGTCTGTCGCCCTTGCTGGCCAATCTTTTTGGCTGGCTGATTGCATTTCTGGTGTCTTTTGGCGGCCACTACTGGCTGACTTTCCGTTCCCATAATGCCCGTTTTCTGCCCGCGCTGACACGTTTTTTTCTGGTGTCCGCCGCTGGCTTCGCGGTGAACGAAGCCAGCTATGCGTTTTTGCTGAATCACTCCGGTCTGCGCTACGACTTGCTGCTGGGCCTGATTCTTATCGGCCTGGCTGTGCTGACGTTTCTGGCGGGGCGACTTTGGGCGTTTCGCCGCACATAA
- a CDS encoding ChbG/HpnK family deacetylase: MAPAVDEAILKLAQARRLTGTSCLVDGDSFVQNAPALRQSTLQKGLHLNFTEFASQKGVYAMPLKQVIIRSLLHRLDSQKVKDSVARQLDRFEEVMGQGPDYIDGHQHVHQLPMVREALLAEMERRYAASMPWLRYTGAQRLATGFAFKDRFKAQIIDGLGSRDLLRLARAKGVTMNTSFTGVYDFQGGKERYSALVKAWLAVMQHGDSMMCHPSLSSVQDDPVGLQRLAEYEVLAGSDMQQWLEQYSLRIA, from the coding sequence ATGGCCCCTGCCGTGGACGAGGCCATACTGAAATTGGCCCAGGCCCGACGCCTGACAGGAACATCCTGCCTGGTTGATGGGGACAGTTTTGTGCAAAATGCACCAGCACTGCGCCAGAGCACGCTGCAAAAAGGTTTGCACCTGAATTTTACCGAGTTTGCCTCCCAGAAGGGCGTGTATGCCATGCCGCTCAAGCAGGTGATTATCCGTAGCCTGTTACATCGTCTGGACAGTCAGAAGGTCAAGGACAGCGTGGCCCGACAACTGGACCGTTTTGAAGAGGTGATGGGGCAGGGTCCGGACTATATAGATGGGCATCAGCATGTGCATCAACTACCCATGGTACGCGAGGCCTTGCTGGCGGAAATGGAGCGTCGTTATGCCGCTTCCATGCCCTGGCTGCGCTATACCGGCGCCCAGCGTCTGGCCACGGGTTTTGCGTTTAAAGACCGATTCAAGGCGCAGATTATTGACGGGTTAGGTTCCAGAGATTTGCTGCGTCTGGCCAGAGCCAAGGGCGTCACCATGAATACCAGCTTTACCGGGGTGTACGACTTTCAGGGTGGCAAGGAGCGCTACAGTGCCCTGGTCAAGGCCTGGCTGGCCGTGATGCAGCACGGGGATAGCATGATGTGCCATCCCTCCCTGAGCAGCGTGCAGGACGATCCTGTGGGCTTACAGCGCCTGGCGGAGTATGAAGTGCTGGCAGGTTCTGACATGCAGCAGTGGCTGGAGCAGTACAGCCTGCGTATTGCCTGA
- a CDS encoding GNAT family N-acetyltransferase — MFPPESTQAPFSASLPQGNHASALLIRHATLGDMAAVQSIYAYHVLHSTATFEQSPPDEQEMGARYIQVREQNLPWLVAELDGQIVGYAYAGTYRSRPAYRFTVEDSIYLAQGQIGKGLGKALLEQLLLECEKGPWRQMVAVISGHDSRGSIALHRSLGFAHVGTQPAVGYKFQQWIDVVIMQRSLGEGSQSQPAQSA; from the coding sequence ATGTTCCCCCCCGAGAGTACGCAAGCCCCTTTCTCTGCGTCCCTGCCACAAGGCAATCACGCCAGCGCCTTGCTGATACGTCACGCGACCTTGGGCGATATGGCAGCGGTACAAAGCATCTATGCCTATCACGTGCTGCACAGCACGGCGACCTTTGAACAAAGCCCGCCCGACGAACAGGAAATGGGTGCCCGCTATATACAAGTGCGCGAGCAAAACTTGCCCTGGCTGGTCGCGGAACTGGACGGGCAGATCGTGGGCTATGCCTATGCAGGCACGTACCGCTCCCGCCCTGCCTATCGCTTCACGGTAGAAGATTCCATCTATCTGGCTCAAGGTCAGATTGGCAAAGGTCTGGGCAAGGCCTTGCTGGAACAATTGCTGCTGGAGTGCGAGAAAGGCCCGTGGCGGCAAATGGTGGCCGTCATCTCCGGCCATGACAGCCGTGGCTCGATTGCCCTGCACCGTTCGCTGGGCTTTGCCCATGTGGGTACTCAGCCAGCCGTGGGCTATAAATTCCAGCAGTGGATTGATGTGGTCATCATGCAGCGCAGTCTGGGCGAAGGCAGCCAAAGCCAGCCTGCCCAATCGGCTTGA
- a CDS encoding TIGR01244 family sulfur transferase: MSFPHQFLTEQLAVAPQLSGEDMQAVADAGFKSVIINRPDMEGGPDQPLSADVMQAAQAAGLQVEYQPVVGSAITSADVARFGQLLEALPSPTLAYCRTGTRCAVLFRALNES; this comes from the coding sequence ATGTCCTTCCCACACCAGTTTTTGACCGAGCAATTGGCCGTCGCGCCGCAGTTATCGGGAGAGGACATGCAAGCCGTGGCCGATGCCGGTTTTAAAAGCGTCATCATCAATCGACCCGACATGGAGGGTGGTCCCGACCAGCCTCTGTCGGCAGACGTGATGCAGGCCGCTCAAGCCGCAGGCTTGCAGGTGGAATATCAGCCAGTGGTGGGTAGCGCTATTACTTCTGCTGATGTTGCCCGTTTTGGTCAATTGCTTGAAGCTTTACCGAGCCCGACTCTGGCCTATTGTCGCACCGGTACTCGTTGTGCTGTATTGTTCCGTGCATTGAACGAATCCTGA
- a CDS encoding universal stress protein encodes MFKKILIPTDGSELSSQAANKGVTFARQIGAEVLALHVTQPFAATVGFDGMAAAYAITDEDYDKTAKEQSQKYLQQILDRAETAGVKATGKSVSNFNVADGVVQVAEQEGCDLIFIGSHGLSGLSRLLLGSVTIKVLNMAKNTVLVYRVKEND; translated from the coding sequence ATGTTCAAGAAAATTCTGATTCCAACTGACGGTTCCGAGCTCTCCTCCCAAGCGGCCAACAAAGGCGTGACTTTTGCCCGCCAAATTGGTGCCGAGGTTCTGGCTTTGCACGTGACGCAGCCTTTTGCTGCCACAGTTGGCTTTGATGGTATGGCTGCTGCGTACGCCATCACCGACGAGGACTACGACAAGACCGCCAAAGAACAGTCGCAGAAATACCTGCAACAGATTCTGGATCGTGCCGAGACTGCTGGCGTCAAGGCAACCGGTAAATCCGTATCGAACTTCAACGTGGCCGACGGTGTGGTCCAGGTTGCCGAGCAAGAAGGTTGCGACCTGATCTTTATCGGTAGTCATGGCCTCAGTGGTCTGTCCCGCCTGTTGCTGGGTAGCGTGACCATCAAGGTGCTGAATATGGCCAAGAACACCGTGCTGGTGTACCGCGTCAAAGAAAACGATTAA
- a CDS encoding formate dehydrogenase subunit delta — translation MNIVPLIPMANQIGQFFEILSNREQGLREIAEHIQKFWDPRMRRSLLDFVAQNPSGKSKDGELLPIVLQAVVTHKQQLEPRSQ, via the coding sequence ATGAACATTGTTCCTTTGATTCCCATGGCCAACCAGATCGGTCAGTTCTTTGAAATCCTGAGCAATCGGGAACAAGGACTGCGCGAGATTGCGGAACATATCCAGAAGTTCTGGGACCCGCGCATGCGTCGCTCCCTGCTGGATTTTGTGGCGCAGAACCCCAGCGGTAAAAGCAAAGATGGCGAGCTGTTGCCTATTGTTTTGCAGGCAGTCGTGACCCATAAACAGCAACTGGAACCGCGCAGCCAATAA
- the fdhD gene encoding formate dehydrogenase accessory sulfurtransferase FdhD, with protein sequence MSQADFRDASAPATVWRQARTPAEAQADTLPQEDQDALAREQAVALEFNGISHSALLCSPSDLEDLAYGFSMTEGIIRTADDIRGVDVLEGERGSLLQIEIASACQHQLKARRRQLAGRTGCGLCGLESLDEVRRQLPRLDAPEHSPDAAAIFQALDALRSSQPLHQLTGATHAAAWCNLQGDILAVREDVGRHNALDKLLGHMLRNNIDPRSGMVLISSRASFEMVQKAAAMGINFVVAVSAPTAYAVQIADELGVMLAAFARDRSFTLYSHPHYLNSAESRSATSP encoded by the coding sequence GTGAGCCAGGCAGATTTTCGTGATGCCAGCGCCCCTGCCACCGTATGGCGGCAGGCGCGTACCCCAGCTGAAGCACAAGCTGACACCCTGCCCCAAGAGGATCAGGATGCGCTGGCGCGCGAACAGGCCGTTGCCCTGGAATTCAATGGCATCAGCCATAGTGCCTTGTTGTGCAGCCCCAGTGATCTGGAAGATCTGGCCTATGGATTCTCCATGACCGAGGGCATTATTCGTACAGCTGACGATATACGCGGCGTGGATGTGCTGGAAGGCGAGCGCGGCAGCCTGCTGCAAATCGAGATTGCCAGTGCCTGCCAGCATCAGCTCAAGGCGCGTCGCCGCCAGTTGGCCGGTCGTACGGGCTGTGGCCTGTGCGGTCTGGAAAGCCTGGACGAGGTACGCCGCCAGCTACCCCGTCTGGACGCCCCCGAGCACAGCCCCGATGCCGCCGCCATCTTCCAGGCGCTGGATGCCTTGCGCTCCAGCCAGCCTTTGCATCAACTGACGGGGGCTACCCACGCCGCTGCCTGGTGCAATCTGCAAGGCGATATCCTGGCCGTGCGTGAGGATGTAGGCCGCCACAACGCGCTGGACAAGCTGCTAGGCCACATGCTGCGCAACAATATTGATCCCCGCTCTGGCATGGTGCTGATCTCCAGCCGTGCCAGCTTCGAGATGGTCCAGAAGGCCGCTGCCATGGGCATCAACTTTGTGGTGGCGGTCTCCGCCCCCACCGCCTATGCCGTGCAGATTGCCGATGAACTGGGCGTCATGCTGGCCGCCTTTGCCCGTGACCGCAGCTTCACGCTGTACAGCCATCCCCACTACCTGAATTCTGCCGAGTCACGCTCGGCCACATCACCATGA
- the fdhF gene encoding formate dehydrogenase subunit alpha, producing MKETVAVRERDLGTPASTQTEMVNLTIDGKLIEVPVGTSVMHAAALAGINIPKLCATDSLEAFGSCRLCLVDIEGRRGHPASCTTLVEEGMVVQTENDTLHKLRRNVMELYISDHPLDCLTCPANGNCELQDMAGVVGLRSVRYGFDGANHLDDSTDNSNPYFAYDSSKCIVCNRCVRACEEVQGTFALTIDKRGFESRVTAGQNDGFLGSDCVSCGACVQACPTSSLMEKSVIDLGQPEHAVITTCAYCGVGCGFKAEMKGDKVIRMTPWKDGKANRGHACVKGRFAWGYATHQDRILSPMIRKSITDPWQEVSWDEAINYAASEFRRIQDQHGRDAVGGITSSRCTNEETYLVQKLVRAAFGTNNVDTCARVCHSPTGYGLKMTLGESAGTQTFDSVMHTDVVIVMGANPSAAHPVFASRLKRRLRQGARLIVIDPRQTELVSSPHIQADYHLPLRPGTNTAMLTAMAHVIVTENLVNEAYVAERCDTAAFNEWRSFVSQPQNSPEAMAEICGVSADDIRGAARLYATGGNGSIYYGLGVTEHSQGSTTVMAIANLAMATGNVGREGVGVNPLRGQNNVQGSCDMGSFPHEFPGYRHVSDNSVRQQFEEAWGVSLQSEPGLRIPNMFDAALSGSFKGLYCQGEDIVQSDPNTQHVAAAMAAMECVVVQDLFLNETAKYAHVFLPGSSFLEKDGTFTNAERRISRVRKVMEPKAGMADWEVTCALARALGYPMSYEHPGQIMDEIARLTPTFTGVSYDRIQELGGSVQWPCNEQAPEGTPTMHIDEFVRGKGRFMLTQYVPTEERSSRKFPLLLTTGRILSQYNVGAQTRRTDNVAWHAEDLLEIHPVDAEDRGIRSGDKVSVKSRAGETALRATVTERVQPGVVYTTFHFPESGANVVTTNNSDWATNCPEYKVTAVQIQRVTSESAWQNRWNRFHDIQQRLLQGETLSAEDLAHADHSHQHEPDEAVAKV from the coding sequence ATGAAAGAAACAGTCGCCGTACGCGAACGTGACCTGGGCACCCCAGCCTCGACCCAGACCGAGATGGTCAACCTGACCATTGATGGCAAATTGATTGAAGTGCCCGTTGGCACTTCCGTGATGCATGCGGCCGCCTTGGCTGGCATCAATATTCCCAAACTGTGCGCTACCGACTCGCTGGAAGCGTTTGGCTCCTGCCGTCTGTGCCTGGTGGACATTGAAGGCCGTCGCGGCCACCCTGCTTCCTGCACCACGCTGGTGGAAGAAGGCATGGTCGTCCAGACCGAAAACGACACCCTGCACAAGCTACGCCGCAACGTGATGGAGCTGTACATCTCCGATCACCCCCTGGACTGCCTGACCTGTCCCGCCAACGGCAATTGCGAACTGCAAGACATGGCCGGTGTCGTGGGCCTGCGCAGCGTGCGCTATGGCTTTGATGGCGCCAACCACCTGGACGACAGCACCGACAACTCCAACCCTTACTTTGCCTACGACTCCAGCAAGTGCATTGTCTGCAATCGCTGCGTACGTGCCTGTGAGGAAGTTCAGGGCACCTTTGCACTGACCATCGACAAGCGTGGTTTTGAATCGCGTGTTACCGCCGGTCAGAACGATGGCTTCCTGGGCAGCGATTGCGTGTCCTGTGGTGCTTGTGTCCAGGCCTGCCCGACCTCCTCCCTGATGGAAAAATCCGTCATCGATCTGGGGCAACCCGAGCACGCCGTCATCACCACTTGCGCCTACTGCGGTGTAGGTTGCGGCTTCAAGGCCGAGATGAAGGGCGACAAGGTCATTCGCATGACGCCCTGGAAAGACGGCAAGGCCAACCGTGGTCATGCCTGCGTGAAAGGCCGTTTCGCCTGGGGGTACGCCACTCACCAGGACCGTATCCTGAGCCCCATGATACGCAAGAGCATTACAGACCCTTGGCAGGAAGTGTCGTGGGACGAGGCCATCAATTACGCCGCGTCCGAATTCCGTCGCATTCAGGATCAGCACGGTCGTGATGCCGTGGGCGGTATCACCTCCTCGCGTTGCACCAACGAAGAAACCTATCTGGTGCAAAAGCTGGTTCGCGCCGCCTTTGGTACCAATAACGTGGACACCTGCGCCCGCGTCTGTCACTCCCCTACCGGCTACGGCCTGAAGATGACCCTGGGTGAGTCCGCCGGTACGCAAACCTTTGACTCGGTGATGCACACCGACGTGGTGATCGTGATGGGTGCCAACCCCAGCGCCGCCCACCCCGTATTTGCATCGCGCCTGAAACGCCGCTTGCGCCAAGGTGCCCGCCTGATCGTGATCGACCCGCGCCAGACCGAACTGGTCAGCTCGCCGCACATCCAGGCCGACTACCACCTGCCCCTGCGTCCAGGCACCAACACCGCCATGCTGACCGCCATGGCCCACGTCATCGTCACTGAAAATCTGGTGAACGAGGCCTATGTGGCCGAGCGCTGCGATACCGCTGCCTTCAATGAATGGCGCAGCTTTGTCAGCCAGCCCCAGAACTCGCCAGAAGCCATGGCCGAGATCTGCGGTGTATCTGCCGACGACATCCGTGGCGCAGCCCGTCTGTACGCCACCGGCGGCAACGGTTCGATTTACTACGGTCTGGGCGTGACTGAACACAGCCAGGGTTCCACCACCGTGATGGCCATTGCCAACCTGGCCATGGCAACCGGCAACGTGGGCCGCGAAGGCGTGGGTGTGAACCCGCTGCGTGGTCAGAACAACGTGCAAGGCTCCTGCGATATGGGCTCCTTCCCGCACGAGTTCCCTGGCTACCGTCACGTCTCCGACAACAGCGTACGTCAGCAATTTGAAGAGGCCTGGGGCGTGTCCCTGCAATCCGAACCCGGCCTGCGCATTCCCAATATGTTTGACGCCGCCTTGAGTGGCAGCTTCAAGGGGCTGTACTGCCAGGGCGAGGACATTGTTCAGTCCGACCCGAACACCCAGCACGTGGCCGCCGCCATGGCCGCCATGGAGTGTGTGGTAGTGCAGGATCTGTTCCTGAACGAAACCGCCAAGTACGCTCACGTGTTCCTGCCCGGTTCGTCCTTCCTGGAAAAAGATGGCACCTTCACCAACGCCGAGCGCCGTATTTCCCGCGTACGCAAAGTGATGGAGCCCAAGGCGGGCATGGCTGACTGGGAAGTCACCTGCGCCCTGGCCCGGGCTCTGGGCTACCCCATGAGCTACGAGCATCCCGGCCAGATCATGGACGAGATCGCCCGCCTGACACCGACCTTTACCGGCGTGTCCTACGATCGCATCCAGGAACTGGGTGGCAGCGTGCAATGGCCTTGCAACGAACAAGCCCCTGAAGGCACCCCCACCATGCACATCGACGAGTTCGTGCGTGGCAAGGGCCGCTTCATGCTGACCCAGTACGTGCCTACCGAAGAGCGCAGCAGCCGCAAGTTCCCCTTGCTACTGACGACCGGCCGCATCCTGTCGCAGTACAACGTGGGTGCACAAACCCGCCGTACCGACAACGTGGCCTGGCATGCAGAGGACTTGCTGGAAATTCACCCGGTAGATGCTGAAGATCGTGGCATTCGCAGTGGCGACAAAGTCTCGGTCAAGAGCCGTGCGGGCGAGACTGCCTTGCGGGCGACAGTGACCGAACGGGTGCAGCCAGGGGTGGTCTATACTACTTTCCACTTTCCCGAGTCGGGCGCCAACGTGGTCACCACCAATAACTCGGACTGGGCAACCAACTGCCCCGAGTACAAGGTGACGGCCGTGCAGATTCAGCGCGTGACCTCCGAGTCGGCCTGGCAAAATCGCTGGAACCGTTTCCACGATATTCAGCAGCGTCTCCTGCAAGGCGAGACCCTATCGGCCGAAGACTTGGCCCATGCGGATCACAGCCACCAGCATGAGCCTGACGAGGCCGTCGCGAAAGTATGA